The Mesorhizobium loti genome includes a region encoding these proteins:
- a CDS encoding glycosyltransferase family 4 protein, protein MTAERSDTSMAIGDREVARPPRLAIDATGLMFWPHGEGLAGIPRVESFLINAALADPDPCVEVVAFRADEGRFRPLAPYEQDHVAAGEISPHQVKRWPGRRTALSQAFAAVRQQPWGKRDADRHLAKTVTNGRKGIAYQATRLLIQAYRLYQRARIRSAPRQDVASQPAETERGLVLISHHILTGDDRAAVSGRAGGVAFLCHDLIPTLRPDLVGMTPREARFGSYLEHLVRSGAPAFCASEEVGATLTDHMRKAGVTQPLVYRFPMPSILHETASRMGETSRIEAAEPFVLYCSTIEVRKNHILLARIWQQALDEGVKLPRLVCAGRWGWMIEPLRAYLKAHPRLLERVTFTGAISDEELIQYYRSASFGVFPSHIEGWGYGASECLDFGVPVIVSTAPSLIEATGGLMPAIDSQDQQGWYEAIRKMAQDHAWRSSLTERIAQNHRPTPAAASWAAIKAGLQASASSRSRS, encoded by the coding sequence ATGACAGCCGAGCGTTCCGATACCAGCATGGCGATAGGGGACAGAGAGGTCGCAAGGCCTCCGAGGCTGGCCATCGACGCCACCGGCCTGATGTTCTGGCCACACGGCGAGGGCCTGGCCGGCATCCCGCGAGTGGAAAGCTTTCTCATCAACGCGGCGTTGGCGGATCCCGACCCTTGCGTGGAGGTGGTGGCGTTCAGAGCCGATGAAGGCCGGTTCCGCCCACTTGCCCCCTACGAACAGGACCATGTCGCGGCGGGCGAGATTTCACCGCATCAGGTCAAGAGGTGGCCGGGAAGACGCACGGCGCTGTCGCAGGCTTTCGCGGCAGTGCGGCAGCAGCCATGGGGCAAGCGCGACGCTGACCGCCATCTCGCCAAGACGGTGACCAATGGCCGCAAAGGCATTGCCTATCAGGCGACGAGGCTGCTGATCCAGGCCTATCGTCTGTACCAGCGGGCACGGATCCGGTCGGCCCCGCGTCAGGACGTTGCAAGCCAGCCGGCCGAGACCGAACGCGGCCTTGTGCTGATCAGCCATCACATTCTGACCGGGGATGACCGAGCCGCCGTCTCGGGGCGCGCCGGTGGCGTCGCGTTTCTTTGCCACGACCTCATCCCGACACTGCGCCCCGATCTGGTTGGTATGACCCCTCGCGAGGCGCGTTTCGGGTCCTATCTCGAACACCTCGTGCGTTCCGGCGCGCCGGCATTTTGCGCATCGGAGGAAGTTGGCGCGACGCTGACCGATCATATGCGCAAGGCAGGCGTCACGCAGCCGTTGGTATACCGGTTTCCGATGCCCTCCATCCTGCACGAGACGGCTTCGCGCATGGGCGAGACTTCGCGCATCGAGGCCGCCGAGCCGTTCGTGCTCTATTGTTCGACCATCGAAGTGCGCAAGAACCACATCCTGCTGGCGCGGATCTGGCAGCAGGCGCTCGACGAGGGCGTCAAGCTGCCGAGGCTCGTCTGCGCCGGGCGCTGGGGCTGGATGATCGAGCCGCTGCGGGCTTATCTCAAGGCCCATCCGAGACTGCTTGAGCGGGTCACGTTCACCGGAGCGATCAGCGATGAGGAGCTCATCCAATATTATCGCAGTGCTTCCTTCGGCGTCTTTCCCTCGCATATCGAGGGCTGGGGCTACGGCGCCTCGGAATGCCTCGATTTTGGCGTTCCGGTCATCGTCTCGACAGCGCCGTCACTGATCGAGGCGACCGGCGGCCTGATGCCGGCGATCGATTCGCAGGATCAGCAAGGCTGGTACGAGGCGATCCGCAAGATGGCGCAGGACCATGCGTGGCGGTCCTCGCTGACGGAGCGCATCGCCCAAAACCACCGGCCGACGCCGGCGGCGGCAAGCTGGGCCGCCATCAAGGCAGGCCTGCAGGCAAGCGCGTCGAGCCGCTCAAGGTCTTAG
- a CDS encoding ACT domain-containing protein, whose protein sequence is MTGETDLKTLLASMTPELLAGAYVFATLAPGVAQPEGLEPVMVFREREGTTLIVTEEEASAAALTASFRCRMVTLNIHSSLEAVGFLAAITTRLATAGMGVNPVSAFYHDHLFVPADRAEEALKLLVGLAEENKV, encoded by the coding sequence CCGATCTGAAGACACTGCTGGCATCGATGACGCCGGAACTGCTGGCTGGAGCCTATGTCTTCGCCACGCTGGCGCCTGGCGTCGCTCAGCCGGAAGGCCTCGAGCCGGTGATGGTGTTTCGCGAGCGCGAGGGAACGACGCTGATCGTGACCGAGGAGGAGGCGAGTGCAGCGGCGCTGACCGCTTCCTTCCGCTGCCGAATGGTGACGCTGAACATCCATTCGTCGCTGGAAGCCGTCGGCTTCCTCGCCGCCATCACCACGCGCCTCGCCACCGCCGGCATGGGCGTCAACCCGGTCTCGGCCTTCTACCACGACCATCTGTTCGTGCCGGCGGACCGGGCGGAGGAAGCGCTAAAGCTGTTGGTTGGGTTGGCCGAGGAGAACAAAGTGTAG
- a CDS encoding aspartate-semialdehyde dehydrogenase, protein MSFKVAVVGATGNVGREMLNILEERGFPVSEVVALASRRSQGTEVSFGDRTLKVKTLDQYDFSDTDICIMSAGGNVSKEWSPKIGKQGCVVIDNSSAFRYDQDVPLIVPEVNPDAISLFTRKNIIANPNCSTAQLVVALKPLHDFATIKRIVVATYQSVSGAGKEGMDELFTQTRAVFVADGVEVKKFTKRIAFNVIPHIDVFLDDGSTKEEWKMVAETKKMLDPKIKLTATCVRVPVFIGHSEAVNIEFEKPITADEARDILREAPGCQVLDKREDGGYITPLESAGEDATFISRIREDSTIDNGLSMWIVSDNLRKGAALNAVQIAELLVERGLIQPKKKAA, encoded by the coding sequence ATGAGTTTCAAGGTTGCAGTCGTCGGCGCCACGGGCAATGTGGGCCGGGAAATGCTCAACATACTGGAAGAGCGCGGCTTTCCGGTAAGCGAAGTGGTGGCACTGGCCTCGCGGCGCAGCCAGGGCACGGAAGTGTCGTTCGGCGACCGCACGCTGAAGGTGAAGACGCTCGACCAGTATGATTTTTCCGACACCGACATCTGCATCATGTCGGCTGGCGGCAACGTCTCCAAGGAATGGTCGCCGAAGATCGGCAAGCAGGGCTGCGTCGTCATCGATAATTCGTCGGCCTTCCGCTACGACCAGGACGTGCCGCTGATCGTACCGGAAGTGAACCCGGACGCGATCTCGCTGTTCACGCGCAAGAACATCATCGCCAATCCGAACTGCTCGACGGCACAGCTGGTGGTGGCGCTGAAGCCGCTGCACGACTTCGCCACCATCAAGCGCATCGTCGTCGCCACGTATCAATCGGTGTCCGGCGCCGGCAAGGAAGGCATGGACGAACTCTTTACCCAGACCCGCGCGGTCTTCGTCGCCGATGGCGTCGAGGTCAAGAAGTTCACCAAGCGCATCGCCTTCAACGTCATCCCGCATATCGACGTCTTCCTCGACGACGGTTCCACCAAGGAAGAGTGGAAGATGGTCGCCGAGACCAAGAAGATGCTCGACCCCAAGATCAAGCTGACGGCGACCTGCGTGCGGGTGCCGGTGTTCATCGGCCATTCGGAAGCGGTCAATATCGAGTTCGAGAAGCCGATCACCGCCGACGAGGCGCGCGACATCCTGCGCGAAGCGCCGGGCTGCCAGGTCTTGGACAAGCGCGAGGACGGCGGCTACATCACGCCGCTGGAATCGGCCGGCGAGGACGCCACCTTCATCTCGCGTATCCGCGAGGATTCAACCATCGACAACGGCCTGTCGATGTGGATCGTCTCCGACAATCTGCGCAAGGGCGCGGCGCTGAACGCGGTGCAGATCGCCGAGCTTTTGGTCGAGCGCGGATTGATCCAGCCGAAGAAGAAGGCGGCCTGA
- a CDS encoding DUF805 domain-containing protein, with protein MRGEVLHYDEDQGFGFITGADGNRYTFTRENLRRETTMPNGTAVEFQPGGGQARDVFSIVAPTAAAAAADPGIKAAPAQASGPPAATPPPAQHFGRSSETAEPSDLWGYFWRGVTKNYFNFGGRARRKEYWGYSLFWMVCLLIIGGIGLYTDMDMGGFDSDISGAITVGLCGTFLLATVLPSLGMIVRRLHDIGLSGWLCLLILIPTIGSLIILVFALIPTQARENQWGPVPAGVRV; from the coding sequence ATGCGCGGCGAAGTGCTTCACTATGACGAGGATCAGGGGTTTGGCTTCATCACCGGGGCCGACGGCAACCGTTACACCTTCACCCGCGAAAACCTGCGCCGGGAAACCACCATGCCCAACGGCACGGCCGTCGAGTTCCAGCCGGGCGGCGGCCAGGCGCGCGACGTCTTTTCGATCGTCGCCCCGACTGCCGCTGCGGCCGCCGCCGACCCCGGCATCAAGGCCGCACCGGCCCAGGCCAGCGGTCCGCCTGCAGCGACCCCGCCTCCTGCGCAGCATTTCGGCCGGTCTTCCGAGACTGCGGAGCCCAGCGATCTCTGGGGCTATTTCTGGCGTGGCGTGACGAAAAACTATTTCAATTTCGGCGGGCGCGCCCGCCGCAAGGAATATTGGGGCTACAGCCTGTTCTGGATGGTGTGCCTGCTGATCATCGGCGGCATCGGCCTGTACACCGATATGGATATGGGCGGCTTCGACAGCGATATCTCGGGCGCGATAACGGTTGGGCTGTGCGGCACCTTCCTGCTGGCGACAGTTCTTCCCAGTCTCGGCATGATCGTGCGCCGGCTGCACGACATCGGCCTGTCGGGCTGGCTCTGCCTGCTGATCCTGATCCCGACCATCGGCAGCCTGATCATCCTGGTCTTCGCGCTGATCCCGACGCAAGCCCGGGAAAACCAGTGGGGACCGGTGCCGGCGGGCGTCAGGGTTTAA